The proteins below come from a single uncultured Carboxylicivirga sp. genomic window:
- the ssb gene encoding single-stranded DNA-binding protein, whose amino-acid sequence MTTLRNRVQLVGNLGMDPEIKAFDNGKKLAKFTVATNETYNGTNGQEKTETQWHNVIAWGKQAEIAAKNLHKGNEVALEGRITYRNYEDKNQQKRYVTEIVLSSYLVYPNKK is encoded by the coding sequence ATGACAACTTTAAGGAACAGAGTACAGTTAGTAGGAAATTTAGGAATGGATCCAGAAATTAAGGCGTTTGATAACGGTAAAAAGTTGGCTAAGTTCACAGTAGCAACTAATGAAACTTATAATGGAACCAATGGTCAGGAAAAAACAGAAACGCAATGGCATAATGTGATTGCATGGGGAAAACAAGCGGAAATTGCTGCTAAGAATCTTCATAAGGGGAATGAAGTTGCTTTAGAAGGGCGAATTACATATCGGAATTATGAGGATAAAAATCAGCAAAAAAGGTATGTTACTGAAATTGTTTTGAGTAGTTATTTAGTTTATCCTAATAAAAAGTAG
- the purB gene encoding adenylosuccinate lyase, protein MMDIQLLTAISPIDGRYRNKVDGLALYFSEYALIRYRVLVEIEYFIALCEEPLPQLADFNKGLYEELRKIYKDFQLEDADRIKEIESVTNHDVKAVEYFIKEKFDALKLEKYKEFIHFGLTSQDINNTAIPYSLRDAVHEMYYPLLEELIQQLDDMATEWKDIPMLAKTHGQPASPTRLGKELKVFVERLNKQLALLKGVPCSAKFGGATGNFNAHSVAYPNIDWVEFGNKFVNNTLKLDREQLTTQISNYDNMAAIFDNLKRINVIMIDLSRDFWTYIMMEYFKQRIKKGEVGSSAMPHKVNPIDFENAEGNLGISNAVFSHLAEKLPVSRLQRDLTDSTVLRNIGVPIAHSIIAIRSLAKGLGKLILNDEAIKKDLENNWAVVAEAIQTILRRENYPNPYEALKELTRTNEQINAKTMAKFIEGLDVSESVKDEMRAISPQTYTGIYKI, encoded by the coding sequence ATGATGGATATTCAATTACTGACTGCAATTTCTCCAATCGACGGGAGGTATAGAAACAAGGTTGACGGCCTGGCATTGTATTTTTCGGAATATGCTTTAATCCGTTACAGGGTATTAGTTGAAATAGAGTATTTTATTGCTCTTTGCGAAGAACCACTTCCTCAATTAGCCGATTTTAACAAAGGTCTTTACGAAGAATTACGTAAGATCTACAAAGATTTTCAGTTGGAAGACGCTGACCGAATCAAAGAAATTGAATCGGTTACCAACCACGATGTTAAAGCTGTTGAATATTTCATCAAAGAAAAATTCGACGCTCTTAAACTTGAAAAATATAAAGAGTTTATCCACTTCGGATTAACTTCTCAGGATATTAACAATACTGCTATTCCTTATTCGTTGCGCGATGCAGTGCATGAAATGTATTATCCTTTGTTGGAAGAATTAATTCAACAATTAGATGATATGGCAACCGAATGGAAAGATATTCCTATGTTGGCCAAAACTCACGGACAACCTGCCTCTCCTACTCGTTTAGGTAAAGAGTTAAAAGTTTTTGTTGAGCGTTTAAACAAACAACTAGCGTTATTAAAAGGCGTACCTTGCTCTGCTAAATTTGGTGGTGCAACCGGTAATTTTAATGCACATAGTGTTGCTTACCCTAACATTGATTGGGTTGAATTTGGAAACAAATTTGTAAACAATACTTTAAAGTTGGATCGCGAGCAGTTAACTACTCAGATTTCGAATTACGATAACATGGCTGCTATTTTCGATAATTTAAAACGCATCAATGTTATCATGATCGATTTATCGCGCGATTTCTGGACATACATTATGATGGAATACTTCAAACAACGCATCAAAAAAGGTGAAGTTGGTTCAAGTGCAATGCCACATAAAGTTAATCCTATTGATTTCGAAAATGCAGAAGGAAACTTGGGTATTTCAAATGCAGTATTCTCGCACCTTGCCGAAAAATTACCTGTTTCGCGTTTGCAACGCGATTTAACAGACTCTACTGTATTACGTAATATTGGCGTGCCGATCGCCCACTCAATTATTGCCATTCGTTCACTAGCAAAAGGTTTAGGTAAATTGATTCTTAACGATGAAGCAATAAAAAAAGACCTTGAAAATAACTGGGCTGTTGTTGCAGAAGCTATTCAAACTATTTTACGCCGCGAAAATTATCCAAATCCATACGAAGCATTAAAAGAATTGACTCGTACCAACGAGCAAATCAATGCTAAAACAATGGCTAAATTTATCGAAGGATTAGATGTTTCCGAATCAGTAAAAGATGAAATGAGAGCTATATCTCCACAAACTTATACTGGTATATACAAAATCTAA
- a CDS encoding two-component regulator propeller domain-containing protein: MKSLQIYIGNNAHRLIVFNLFSKVIVKILLFLILIFSYFATSFAQNTANQATVYFSNLRQEDGLPSNVINTIEQDDAGFIWVGTDEGLCRYDGHRTIVFKADSKPGALPNNNVRSILKDENLLWIGTWNGLCTIDTRSFEINQINLGANSSVRSLYKDSKNKIWIGTSNGLIIFDKSINQYQYFSSYNSKLSHSTIRCMYETQDGTMWVGTYNKLNSFKDGTFTSYDIKGNYKSFLTNNLILDIKPLSAENDSILLIGTETGLVKFNRYTDNFTLYNSNNTSMNNEVIKCIYCDKEEIWLGTDFGLILLDREFNILRTYFHNPIINQSLANNVVWKIFRDNSNTLWLLTSNGISLINKENTFYQLHEEFYSINNQEAGNQIRDIMVTENNTVYLATIHGIIAKNKNHKKTYFSVASNNNKNILLDNAYALAADSLKRIWMGTAGGINIWDPIQNQMKSISANKKNGLTSNYISSIVITNDGAVWINAWEGGIFKITGDLKTLDNLRFIKAESSAPDIIYTCDNNIYYLNSNRLWTINNQTLTNTQVDSINSIIKDETILCMNSSQNNQLWLATNKQLIKYTPATSKIHTYSIKNPVINDPISIEVDNENNVWMASLNSVIKYDVSTGSIISMPLNTNSPIKSFYADCSAISPNGTVFFGGDNGYVVSNPQDNEHEIHAPKAIISALNINNKLYNTTSTEDSKNDISYLNKLTLDHTNNSLTFFFSTLNYWQPDKSYFRYRLKNFDHEWNSTLNTNFATYSNLSPGSYTLELEAYNYAGIKSNAVKSMAITILPPLWLSKPFLGLYILMAMALIYLAFKIFVARQQMNNQLRVANLEKQHSEEILDTKQQFFTNISHEFRTPLSLIMPPIKQVINSGTVKGKNLEMLQLAEKNSKRLLSLVNQILDFRKLETEDIPLIKTDADLVAFCNDIFQSFKDLASRHEIKYDFISNASQFITSFDKEKTEAILFNILGNAFKHTPVEGAISMKIQIPIDTKQNVKILISDSGSGIPANELGKIFDQFYQSDIHRDQKQGTGIGLAMAREYALLHKGNIEVSSEIGKGSSFTYNFPAEKSANPIITETFSNNNEIISKEKVQNQSDLKKLLIIDDNPDILDYIEMNLNTSYQIFRAANGKAGLEKADRIKPDIIVSDIMMPVMDGIEMCKQLKSNPDYQRIPVILLTAKALDKQKTEGIESGANMYITKPFDITYLKACVNNLVQTESVLYQYIKNKLIINPEPERATENNQNELFIKKVMEIIAQNVSNPDLTVELISSEIGLSSTHLYRKIKGITNQSTKDVIKNYRLNTAAHMIQNNEGNITEIMYSVGFSSLSSFSKSFKTMFGCNPSEYKNRN; encoded by the coding sequence TTGAAATCACTACAGATTTATATAGGAAATAACGCCCATCGACTTATAGTTTTTAATCTTTTTTCAAAGGTTATTGTTAAAATACTGCTATTTCTAATTCTTATTTTTTCCTATTTCGCCACTTCTTTCGCCCAAAATACAGCTAATCAAGCTACTGTATATTTTTCAAATTTACGCCAGGAAGACGGTTTGCCTTCTAACGTAATAAACACGATAGAACAAGATGACGCAGGCTTTATATGGGTTGGAACAGATGAAGGCCTTTGCCGATATGACGGTCATCGTACAATTGTTTTTAAAGCAGACAGTAAACCAGGAGCATTGCCTAATAATAATGTGAGATCAATTTTAAAAGATGAGAATCTGTTATGGATTGGTACCTGGAATGGACTGTGTACTATTGACACAAGATCTTTTGAAATCAATCAAATTAACCTGGGTGCTAACTCTTCGGTTCGAAGTTTATATAAAGACTCAAAAAACAAAATTTGGATTGGTACTTCAAACGGATTAATTATTTTCGATAAATCAATTAATCAATACCAATACTTTAGTTCCTATAATAGTAAGCTTAGTCATTCTACCATCCGCTGTATGTATGAAACGCAAGATGGGACTATGTGGGTTGGTACCTATAATAAACTTAATAGCTTTAAAGATGGAACTTTTACATCTTACGATATAAAAGGAAACTATAAATCCTTTTTAACAAATAATTTAATTTTAGATATCAAACCTTTATCCGCCGAAAATGATTCAATTTTACTAATTGGAACAGAAACAGGTTTGGTAAAATTTAATCGTTATACGGATAATTTCACATTATATAACAGCAACAATACCTCAATGAATAATGAGGTTATTAAATGTATTTACTGTGATAAAGAGGAAATATGGTTAGGTACCGATTTTGGACTTATTTTATTAGATCGTGAATTTAACATTCTTCGTACTTACTTTCATAATCCAATTATTAACCAGAGCCTTGCCAATAATGTAGTTTGGAAAATATTTCGCGATAATAGTAATACTCTTTGGCTACTCACTTCCAATGGCATTAGTCTTATCAATAAAGAAAATACTTTTTATCAACTACACGAAGAGTTTTACTCGATCAACAATCAAGAGGCTGGCAATCAAATTCGTGATATAATGGTAACGGAGAACAATACAGTATATCTGGCCACAATACATGGAATTATTGCAAAAAATAAAAATCACAAAAAAACATATTTTTCCGTAGCTTCCAATAATAACAAAAACATATTATTAGATAACGCATATGCATTAGCTGCAGATAGCCTCAAAAGGATATGGATGGGAACTGCCGGAGGTATAAATATTTGGGATCCAATACAGAACCAAATGAAATCCATAAGTGCAAACAAAAAGAACGGATTGACATCTAATTACATAAGTAGTATTGTTATTACAAATGATGGAGCCGTTTGGATTAATGCCTGGGAAGGGGGAATTTTTAAAATTACCGGTGATTTAAAAACATTAGATAACTTACGATTTATAAAAGCCGAGAGCTCAGCTCCCGATATTATTTATACCTGCGACAATAACATATACTATCTCAATTCAAACCGCTTATGGACAATAAACAACCAAACACTTACCAATACTCAGGTAGATTCAATTAACTCAATTATTAAAGATGAAACAATCTTATGTATGAATTCATCTCAGAATAATCAGTTATGGCTAGCTACAAACAAGCAACTTATTAAATACACACCTGCAACAAGTAAAATACACACGTATTCTATAAAAAACCCCGTAATTAATGATCCAATAAGTATTGAAGTTGATAATGAGAATAATGTTTGGATGGCATCACTAAACTCTGTAATTAAATACGATGTTTCCACCGGCAGTATTATTTCAATGCCTTTAAATACCAATAGTCCAATCAAGAGCTTTTATGCTGATTGTTCTGCCATATCACCCAATGGTACTGTATTTTTTGGCGGCGACAATGGCTATGTAGTATCAAATCCCCAAGATAACGAACACGAAATTCATGCGCCTAAAGCAATTATCTCAGCTTTAAATATTAATAACAAACTATATAATACAACATCAACTGAGGATAGTAAAAATGACATATCGTATCTAAATAAGCTTACACTTGATCATACAAACAACTCTTTAACATTCTTTTTTTCAACGCTTAATTATTGGCAACCCGATAAAAGTTATTTCCGCTACCGATTAAAGAATTTTGACCATGAGTGGAATAGCACACTAAACACCAACTTTGCCACATATTCAAACCTAAGCCCCGGTAGTTACACCCTTGAACTAGAAGCATATAATTATGCTGGCATCAAAAGTAACGCAGTAAAATCAATGGCTATTACCATACTTCCACCACTTTGGTTGAGCAAGCCATTTTTAGGATTGTATATCTTAATGGCAATGGCTCTAATTTATCTTGCATTTAAAATATTTGTTGCTCGTCAACAAATGAATAACCAATTACGTGTTGCCAACCTCGAAAAACAGCACAGTGAAGAAATATTGGATACCAAACAACAATTTTTCACCAATATATCGCATGAGTTCCGCACTCCTTTAAGCTTAATAATGCCTCCTATCAAACAGGTAATAAATTCGGGCACTGTTAAAGGTAAAAACCTTGAAATGCTTCAATTGGCGGAAAAAAACTCTAAACGCTTGCTTTCTTTGGTAAACCAAATTCTGGATTTCAGGAAATTAGAAACCGAAGATATTCCATTAATTAAAACTGATGCTGATTTGGTTGCTTTTTGTAACGATATATTTCAGTCGTTTAAAGACCTTGCCTCTCGCCACGAAATAAAATATGACTTTATAAGTAATGCTTCACAGTTTATCACTTCATTTGATAAAGAAAAGACAGAAGCCATCTTATTTAATATACTCGGAAATGCTTTTAAGCACACACCAGTTGAAGGTGCTATTTCGATGAAAATCCAAATTCCGATCGATACAAAACAAAATGTTAAAATATTAATTTCAGATAGTGGATCAGGTATTCCAGCCAATGAATTAGGTAAGATATTTGATCAATTTTATCAATCAGATATTCATCGCGACCAGAAACAAGGCACTGGTATTGGACTTGCAATGGCTCGTGAATATGCTCTGCTACATAAAGGAAACATTGAAGTTAGTAGCGAAATTGGAAAAGGAAGTTCTTTTACCTATAACTTCCCTGCTGAGAAATCAGCAAATCCAATTATCACTGAAACTTTTTCGAACAATAACGAAATAATAAGTAAAGAAAAAGTTCAAAACCAATCAGATTTAAAGAAACTACTCATTATTGATGATAATCCCGATATTCTGGATTACATAGAGATGAATTTGAATACAAGCTATCAGATTTTCCGTGCTGCTAATGGTAAAGCCGGACTAGAAAAAGCTGATCGTATTAAACCCGACATCATTGTCTCAGACATAATGATGCCTGTTATGGATGGAATCGAAATGTGTAAACAACTTAAATCTAACCCAGATTATCAACGTATTCCGGTAATTCTACTAACTGCTAAAGCTCTTGATAAACAAAAAACCGAAGGTATTGAAAGTGGTGCTAATATGTATATTACCAAACCTTTTGATATTACTTACTTAAAAGCCTGTGTTAATAATCTGGTTCAAACCGAATCAGTACTTTATCAATACATCAAAAACAAATTAATTATTAATCCGGAACCAGAAAGAGCAACTGAAAATAATCAGAATGAATTGTTTATTAAAAAGGTGATGGAAATAATTGCTCAAAATGTGAGTAACCCAGATCTTACGGTTGAATTAATTAGTTCTGAAATTGGATTGAGTTCAACTCATTTATATCGAAAAATTAAGGGAATAACCAATCAGTCGACCAAAGATGTAATTAAGAATTACAGACTTAATACGGCTGCCCACATGATTCAAAACAACGAAGGTAATATTACCGAAATCATGTACAGTGTTGGATTTAGCAGTTTATCTAGCTTCTCTAAAAGTTTTAAAACCATGTTTGGTTGTAATCCTAGCGAGTATAAAAACAGAAACTAG
- a CDS encoding ABC transporter ATP-binding protein, whose translation MKDFFRVLRLYIPPYKYRLLLSFIFNILGAAFIVSSMMSIAPMLQVILQDDKNVTELVAWSLDKDDLLNNVYYYITIIKTQYGAGMSLLIMGLGVIILTFFKNAFTYMGSYTMAGIRNGVTMDIRNKIYRKLVELPLGFYSDERKGDMMARTTVDVQEVEASIMSSLDMFLKNPIIIIVVLGSMLYISLKLTLFVFLVLPIMGFIIGRVGKNLKKTSREGQNKMGEILNLIEETISGLRIIKAFNAENRINQRFFDETDSYRSINNRLQRRRDMAHPMSELLGTVMIVIIVWYGGSLILEKDNSLDFSFFIAYLAMFYQIINPAKAFSQATYNIQKGMAAYERIEFVLNAESTIKEHDGSVNINGFKDKLEYRNIRFSYNNEVDVLKDISLTIPQGKTIALVGQSGSGKTTFVDLLPRFYDVQGGGIYIDGHNIKDLKLFDLRELMGNVNQEAILFNDTIYNNITFGVENATMEEVVQAAKVANAHDFIESTEEGYQTKIGDRGSKLSGGQRQRLSIARAILKNPPILILDEATSALDTESERLVQDALEKLMQNRTSLVIAHRLSTVRNADMICVFNEGKIVETGTHDELIALNGIYNKLHSMQMS comes from the coding sequence ATGAAAGATTTTTTTCGCGTACTTAGGTTATATATACCGCCATATAAATATAGGTTATTACTATCGTTTATATTCAACATTTTAGGAGCTGCCTTTATTGTTTCTTCTATGATGTCGATTGCTCCAATGCTTCAGGTTATTCTGCAAGACGATAAAAATGTAACAGAATTAGTTGCATGGAGTTTAGATAAAGACGATCTGCTAAATAATGTTTACTACTATATTACCATTATTAAAACACAGTATGGTGCAGGTATGTCACTCCTTATTATGGGATTGGGTGTAATCATTCTAACTTTTTTCAAAAATGCCTTCACATATATGGGGTCATATACAATGGCCGGTATACGTAATGGTGTTACAATGGATATTCGTAACAAAATATATCGTAAACTGGTAGAGTTGCCTTTAGGGTTTTACAGCGATGAACGCAAAGGTGATATGATGGCTCGTACAACTGTGGATGTTCAGGAGGTGGAAGCATCTATCATGTCATCATTAGATATGTTTCTTAAAAATCCTATCATCATTATAGTAGTTTTGGGCTCAATGCTATACATCAGCCTTAAACTCACCCTTTTTGTTTTTCTGGTTCTACCTATTATGGGTTTTATTATTGGTCGTGTGGGTAAAAACCTAAAGAAAACATCCAGAGAAGGACAAAACAAGATGGGTGAAATTCTGAATTTAATCGAAGAAACAATTTCTGGATTACGAATTATAAAAGCATTCAATGCCGAAAATAGGATTAATCAACGTTTTTTCGATGAAACCGATAGCTATCGCAGCATTAATAACCGTTTGCAGCGTCGTCGCGATATGGCTCATCCAATGAGTGAATTATTAGGAACTGTAATGATCGTAATTATTGTATGGTACGGAGGTTCGTTAATTTTAGAAAAAGATAACTCGTTAGACTTTTCATTCTTTATAGCTTATCTAGCTATGTTCTATCAAATTATTAATCCTGCAAAAGCATTTTCGCAGGCTACCTATAATATTCAAAAAGGAATGGCTGCATACGAACGAATCGAATTTGTTTTAAATGCAGAATCTACTATTAAAGAGCACGATGGATCGGTTAACATTAATGGGTTTAAAGATAAGCTCGAATACCGTAATATCCGATTTTCGTATAATAATGAAGTTGATGTATTAAAAGATATAAGTCTTACCATTCCGCAAGGAAAAACAATTGCACTTGTAGGGCAATCCGGAAGTGGAAAAACTACATTTGTTGATCTATTACCACGTTTTTACGATGTTCAAGGAGGTGGGATATATATTGATGGTCATAACATCAAAGATTTGAAATTATTTGATTTACGTGAACTTATGGGTAATGTAAATCAGGAAGCTATCTTATTTAACGATACCATCTACAATAATATCACTTTTGGAGTTGAAAATGCCACAATGGAAGAAGTTGTGCAAGCTGCTAAAGTTGCCAACGCACACGATTTTATTGAATCAACAGAAGAAGGGTATCAAACAAAAATAGGAGACCGTGGAAGCAAACTATCAGGTGGTCAACGTCAGCGTTTAAGTATTGCCCGTGCCATTCTTAAAAATCCTCCAATCTTAATTTTAGATGAAGCAACTTCTGCGTTAGATACCGAATCTGAAAGATTAGTACAGGATGCATTAGAGAAATTAATGCAAAACCGAACATCACTTGTTATTGCTCATCGCTTATCAACTGTTCGTAATGCCGATATGATATGTGTATTTAACGAAGGTAAAATCGTTGAAACCGGTACACACGATGAACTAATTGCTTTAAATGGAATATATAATAAACTACATTCGATGCAGATGAGTTAG
- a CDS encoding SulP family inorganic anion transporter encodes MIFIDKLRQGSNLKNEVLSGLTVALALVPEAVAFSIMAHVSPLIGLYSAFIIGLITAVFGGRPGMISGATGAIAVVIVGLVSRHGVEFLFAAVVLMGIIQILVGVLKLGKFIRLVPHPVMFGFVNGLAIVIFMAQLEQFKVVDALGNKEWMGGIPLVIMLAFVGLTMLIIHFLPKLTKVVPAALTAIVVVSAIILGFGIETRTVGDIASISGGLPEFHLPMMDLTWDNFMIILPYSLIMAAVGLIESLLTLTVIDEMTETRGRGNKECIAQGTANLVCGFFGGMGGCAMIGQSVINVSSGGRKRLSGIIAAVGLLLIVLFGSSLIEKVPMAALVGLMFMVSIGTFEWASLKIFRKVPVMDVLVMIVVAGVTVIFHNLAVAVGIGVVISALSYAWQNAKRITATSHVHDDGSKHYEINGPLFFGSATSFSELFDIKNDPEDVIIDFKASRVADHSAIEALNKITERYAKQGKKVHLHYLSKDCEQLLVNAADLIDVNYYKDSFYRVADDKLG; translated from the coding sequence ATGATTTTTATCGACAAATTGCGTCAAGGTTCTAATCTTAAAAATGAAGTTCTATCTGGTTTAACTGTTGCATTGGCGTTGGTTCCAGAGGCAGTTGCCTTCTCGATAATGGCACATGTTAGTCCGCTAATTGGATTATACTCTGCATTTATTATCGGATTAATAACTGCTGTATTTGGCGGAAGACCTGGAATGATATCAGGTGCTACTGGAGCAATAGCCGTGGTAATAGTAGGTCTTGTATCAAGACATGGAGTTGAATTTCTTTTTGCTGCAGTTGTACTCATGGGTATCATTCAGATATTAGTTGGTGTACTAAAATTAGGAAAGTTTATTCGTCTAGTACCACATCCTGTTATGTTTGGTTTTGTTAATGGGTTAGCTATTGTAATTTTTATGGCCCAATTAGAGCAGTTTAAAGTAGTGGATGCATTGGGTAATAAAGAATGGATGGGTGGTATACCATTAGTAATCATGTTGGCTTTTGTTGGATTAACCATGTTAATTATTCATTTTTTGCCAAAGCTTACGAAAGTGGTACCTGCTGCATTAACTGCTATAGTTGTTGTTTCTGCTATTATTTTGGGTTTTGGTATCGAAACGCGAACTGTTGGTGATATTGCTTCGATTTCTGGTGGATTACCGGAATTTCATTTGCCAATGATGGATCTTACTTGGGATAACTTCATGATAATTTTACCATATTCTCTTATTATGGCGGCAGTTGGTTTAATCGAGAGCTTATTAACCTTGACTGTGATTGATGAAATGACTGAGACTCGTGGTCGTGGTAACAAAGAATGTATTGCCCAAGGAACAGCCAATTTAGTTTGTGGTTTCTTTGGTGGAATGGGAGGTTGTGCTATGATTGGACAAAGTGTTATCAATGTTAGTTCTGGTGGACGGAAAAGACTTTCAGGTATTATTGCCGCAGTTGGTTTATTATTAATTGTATTATTTGGTTCTTCTTTAATAGAGAAGGTGCCAATGGCTGCCTTAGTTGGATTGATGTTTATGGTATCAATAGGAACCTTTGAATGGGCTAGTTTAAAGATCTTTCGTAAAGTGCCGGTAATGGATGTGTTGGTAATGATTGTGGTTGCTGGTGTAACTGTTATTTTCCATAACCTGGCGGTGGCAGTTGGTATTGGAGTCGTAATCTCAGCTTTATCTTATGCATGGCAAAATGCAAAGCGTATTACTGCAACAAGTCATGTTCATGACGACGGATCAAAACACTATGAAATTAATGGACCATTGTTTTTTGGATCAGCAACTAGTTTTTCTGAATTGTTTGATATCAAAAATGATCCGGAGGATGTGATTATTGATTTTAAAGCTTCGCGAGTTGCTGATCATTCAGCAATTGAGGCTTTAAATAAAATTACTGAACGATACGCTAAGCAAGGTAAAAAGGTTCATTTGCACTATTTGAGTAAAGATTGTGAGCAATTATTGGTAAATGCTGCCGATTTGATTGACGTTAATTATTACAAGGATTCGTTCTACAGAGTGGCTGATGATAAGCTAGGTTAG
- a CDS encoding EI24 domain-containing protein, which produces MNYSQGFQLGLRSYSKAFRFIKQNKMGWFFVFPLLLNVLLFAVGFYSVASLGSVLIEHLNQWMGIDSWDFWGASFLAGSIKWLIWIVLRLLFFVVYAYLGGYIILIALSPVFAFLSERTERILTGTNMPFNLNQFFKDIWRGVVLALRNLVVELLFTVLLFVISFIPVVGWFSAVILFFISAYFYGFSFMDYTFERRKFNVHTSVKYMRSNKGLAIGNGLVFALILLIPFIGVTVAGFFSIVSVVGATIAANKAIEVDKELL; this is translated from the coding sequence ATGAATTATTCTCAAGGCTTTCAGCTTGGATTGCGTTCGTACAGTAAGGCATTTCGTTTTATAAAACAAAATAAAATGGGATGGTTCTTTGTATTTCCGCTGTTATTAAATGTGCTATTATTTGCCGTTGGATTTTATTCGGTTGCTAGTCTTGGGAGTGTGTTAATTGAGCACCTTAATCAATGGATGGGTATTGATTCGTGGGATTTTTGGGGTGCTTCTTTCTTGGCTGGTTCAATAAAATGGCTAATCTGGATTGTGTTACGATTACTGTTTTTTGTTGTATATGCATATTTAGGAGGATATATTATTCTGATAGCATTATCTCCGGTATTTGCTTTTCTATCGGAGCGAACCGAGCGTATTTTAACAGGAACAAATATGCCTTTTAATCTTAATCAGTTTTTTAAAGACATATGGCGAGGTGTGGTTTTGGCGTTGCGTAATCTCGTAGTTGAATTGTTATTTACAGTTCTGCTTTTTGTTATCAGCTTTATACCCGTGGTAGGATGGTTTTCTGCAGTTATTCTGTTTTTTATTTCGGCCTACTTCTATGGCTTCTCTTTTATGGATTATACTTTCGAACGACGAAAATTTAATGTGCATACCAGTGTTAAATACATGCGAAGCAATAAAGGCTTGGCCATTGGAAATGGTTTGGTATTCGCTCTGATTTTGCTAATTCCATTTATTGGAGTAACCGTTGCAGGATTTTTTTCTATTGTTTCGGTTGTTGGTGCTACAATTGCAGCTAATAAGGCTATCGAGGTAGATAAGGAGTTGTTGTAA